Within the Nicotiana tabacum cultivar K326 chromosome 11, ASM71507v2, whole genome shotgun sequence genome, the region CTTGGATCCAATTGGGAGACTGTAATACCAAGTATTTCCATGCATATATGATATCCAGGCAAGCAAGAAATAAGGTGAGCTGTATCTTCAATGAAAATTAGCTGAAGATTACTGATCCAAAATAGATTCAACAAGAGTTCACATAATTCTTTCAGCAACTATTGGGAACAGCAGCCGAACAACTGCCAGGGATTGACATCAATATAGCAAGAGATGGCCCTTGTTTAATACTGAACCAATAACAACAATTGTTACTGCCAGTAACAAAGGAAGAGATCTGCCAGATAGTGAAGAACTTACCTAATGATAAGGCACCAGGTATATATGGATACCCTGCAGAATTTTTTAGAGATTTTTGGCCAATTATTGGAAAGGAAATTACAGAGGCAGTGCAACAATTCTTTCAAAATGGCAGATTACTGAAAGACATAAATTGCACAATCCCAAAAGTGCATAACCCCAGTTATGTTAAAGAATTTAGGCCTATTGCTTGTTGCTCAACAATGTATAAGATCATTGCTAAGATTTTGACAAATAGACTTAAATTGGTTGTGGATTTTTTGGTTGGGCCTTCACAATCTACTTTTATAGAAGGCAGGAATATTTTTGATAATGTTATTATGGCTCATGAATTGATCAAAGGGTATACTCAAAAGGCAGTATCTCCTAGATGCATGATCAAAGTAGACATCAGGAAAGCCTACGACTCAGTAGAATGGGGCTTTTTGAAAGCAGTACTACTTGAATTTGGGGTGTCTTACAAACTGTAGTATTGATTATGGAGTGTGTCTCTACAGTAAGCTACTCTCTACTATTGAATGGAGGATTGACCAACAAGTTTGAAGCAAAGAAAGGGCTAAGACAGGGGGATCCAATATCACCCTACTTGTTTGTATTAGCCATGAAGTATCTAAACAGATCATTGAAGACATTAATTAAGAATACAGATTTTAACTTCCACCCCAAATGCGACTACAAGTAATACACATCTGCTTTGCAGATAATCTCTTGATGTGTTGCAGGGCTGATAAGGTTTCAATGAAGATGTTGATGGAAGTGTTTGATCAATTCTCAAAGGTCTCAGGCCTTCAAGCAAATTTGGAAAAAAGCTCATTGTCATAGCAGGTGTTCCCAGGGAATTCAAAGAAAAAATGCTAGCAGAGCTTCACTTAGCAGAAGGCAGCTTTCCATTCAAATATTTGGGAGTACCTCTGTCCACAAGGAAAATTACTATAGCACAATGCATGCCATTAGTGGAGAGGATAGTGGACAGAATCAGAAGCTGGACATCCAAGTTTTTATCCTATGCTGGAAGACTACAACTTATCAAAAGTGTATTGTTTGAAATACAGACTTACTGGGCTCAAGTATTTTTCATTCCAAAAAAAGTTATTAAACTGATAAATGGTATATGCAGGAATTACCTATGGACTGGTAGTCATGATACTAGTCATAGGGTTCCTATAGCATGGGAGACTTTGTGTAAACCAGAAACTGCTGGAGGTATAAACATTATTGATTATGAGAGATGGAATAAAGCTGCCTTGACTAAGCTTCTTTGGGTCATAATGTCTAAGAAAGACAAACTCTGGATCAAGTGGATTCACTGCCACTACATAAAGAAGAAAGACATTACTACTATGGAGATTCCTAGGCAAGCTAGCTTGCTAGTAAGGAAACTGTTTACAGCAAGAGAGTGGTGGgctaatgatttcacaagaattcaAACCTGCACTCAGAATGGGAAGTTCAGTATCAGGAAGGCTTGCCTTCATACTACTCCACAGTATCCCAAAGTCCACTGGAAAATACTAGTTATGGTAACTGGAATGCTACCAAAACATAAGTACATTTTACGGAAGGCAATGCATAGAAGATTGGCTACATTTGACAGATTAGCCAAATGGGGAGTTCAAGTAGATCAGTCATGCACATTGTGTGGAAGAGATATTGAAGAGACACATGACCACTTGTACTTCGAATGTTCATACTCACAGAGTCTATGGAAAGGAATATTAAGATGGCTAGAGTACCAAAGAACAACTGGTAAATGGGAAACAAAATTGCAATGGCTAATTGCCAATGTAAACAACAGGAATCTAAGAAAGGCACTGCTAGAAGTGGTATTTGCAGTAGTAGTATACAACATCTGGATGGAGCGAAATGATAGAAGGTTTCAACAGCTGAGCAGAGAAGCCAAAGACAGAGCAAAGGAAATTGCTCTTCAAGTGCAAATTGCTGGACAGAAGAAGCCTAAATGGTCATCTATTCTGCAGTCATTCAATAGTTATCCTACATGTAATCCAAGGCACATATGACAGCTAGAGTTTATATAGTGTTAGGATTTTGCTAAACAACAATAGTTGTATAGTGTTTTATGTGGTTGTACTTATGAGATCTGTTCTATAGTTCACAAGAACAGATGATGTAAACTGACAAAAtggttgaaataaaaaaaaatctttcgaaaaaaaaagaacaggTGATCGATAGACTCCTTTTCTTTGTTGCATAGTTCACATGTGACCTCCTCCACGTATCCCAGTCCTCTCAGTCTATCTTTAGTCATTAATTTTCTTTGAACAGCTAGATAGACAATAAATTTTCACTTTGGAACTCCCAGATTACTTTGCATAAGTTTCCTCCACGTTACTCGTTCAAAGTTTCCTAGCAGTTTTGTGTAGAAATTCTTCACTGAAAAGCTTTCCATCTATTTCACTTCAGTTTCATTGTATCCAGCTTCCTCAAAGTATTGTCTAGCTTTGAAAATCTTCTGAATTATCCAGGAAGCTTGTTTTGCCTCAATACTCCATCCTGCTATCTGCTTCTTGTAGTACACATGCACCCACTGTACATAAGTTCCACATCAACTTACAAATGACAGCTTTATTCCAGACTTCAACATTCAATAGGTTTAATCCACCAACTGCCTTAGGCTTGCACAAAGTTTCTCAAGCCACTAATGCTTTCCTAGACTCTTCAATCCCCCCAGTCCATAGGAAAGTTCTGCAAACTTTTTCAATCATGTGGATCAGTTTCTTTGGGAGGAGAAATATCTGTGACCAATATATTTGTATAGAGAACAATATACTTTTGATTAACTGAATTCTTCCTGCATAGGACAGAAATTTTGTTGTCCAAAATTctattgtttttaattttttatatttgataaaagtatatatattaatTTACCCTATTCAAGCTTTCGTTAGAAATATAAAAATCTTCGTCAAGATCAATTAATTgctattttcctttttgttaatCAGTACTCACAACTCTTGTATTTGAGCAAAATAAGAGATAAcacttttatcaataaaatagaTTTATAATagattaataattatgtgttagTCGGAACTTATCATAAAAGAATAAGAACTTGACTTGCAAGCATTGGATTCAAAGTTCAAACAATATGAAACTTTATTTTGCTTTAGTATATTACGTGGAATCAATTTCATTTTCAGAAAGTTAGAAAATTAAGTTTTTTTATTTGATGAAGTTTTTAAATTCGTACCCTCACTGCACccgtataatttttttttttcgccCCACAACCTTATATGTTTAAACCCGCACCAATTCATTGTCATCCCTATCCCTAGTTTGGCGTA harbors:
- the LOC142165733 gene encoding uncharacterized protein LOC142165733, which translates into the protein MLAELHLAEGSFPFKYLGVPLSTRKITIAQCMPLVERIVDRIRSWTSKFLSYAGRLQLIKSVLFEIQTYWAQVFFIPKKVIKLINGICRNYLWTGSHDTSHRVPIAWETLCKPETAGGINIIDYERWNKAALTKLLWVIMSKKDKLWIKWIHCHYIKKKDITTMEIPRQASLLVRKLFTAREWWANDFTRIQTCTQNGKFSIRKACLHTTPQYPKVHWKILVMVTGMLPKHKYILRKAMHRRLATFDRLAKWGVQVDQSCTLCGRDIEETHDHLYFECSYSQSLWKGILRWLEYQRTTGKWETKLQWLIANVNNRNLRKALLEVVFAVVVYNIWMERNDRRFQQLSREAKDRAKEIALQVQIAGQKKPKWSSILQSFNSYPTCNPRHI